The Vibrio crassostreae genomic interval CGGCGTAAAGGGTAAATCAATGATCTTCACACGTTTGTTTTCCTCAAATACACCGAGAGATCCCGTTAACTGCGCCATTTCGTAACGCTCAGTCAGTTCATCATAAAGTTGACGTTTGATATTCACATCACGTTGCAATCGATACATTTCTTTGGCGTTTTCACCAAAGTTATTGGCTTTGTTTTCCAGTTCAAAAATCATGGTGCGAAGGCTTTTTGTTTCTTCTTTTAATGATTCAAAACGTGCGCGAACCAATTGCAAGCTGTGAAGCTGTGTTACTAACAAGGGTTGCGTGTCAGAAAGCTTGTTCAATGTTGTACTACTTGCTATGTCCCACAACTGGTCATTATTCATGCTTGGTTGTTTTAGTTCTAATAACACTTTTCTTTCATTTTCAAGTCGTTCTAACTCGCGAACTTTTGCCTGCACTGCGCTGTGTTGGTCAGTGTATTTGGCTTGTAGCAAAGTCAAAGCGCTACGGATATCGATGATCTGATCTTCTAATCGTCCGATAACAGGATTCGTTTTTGAAAGTTGTTGGTCTATTGAACCTAAGCTTTTTTGAACGCCTGATAGTTCGGCTTCTTTTTCAGCCAGTGTTTGTTTCAACGAGGCCAATCGATTCAAACTTTGGCTCTGAACTTCTGGAGTTGAATGCACGTTTTCGTTCACATATACCGCGAGTGCTTCTTCTGCTTGAGCGAGCTCAGCGCTTCGTTCATCTATGTGAATTTTAAGGAAACTGCTTGAGTCTTGGATAGAAGAACGTTCTGGTGCCAACAACTGCTCAATGAAATGTTCACTAACCGAACGCAGCGTTGCCTCCATACCAACTGGCGTATCCGAACTTAGGCTTATCTTTAGGAAGTCTTTCCCTAGTTGTGTGACGGACAAACGTTGAGATAAGTCAGTAATGATCTCTTGTTTTTCGATGTCCGACATATCAGGTGTCGTTAGTTCAAGTTCTTGCGCCACAGAATAAAGTACATGTCGACTGTGCAATAAGGTGCGAAGTGCACTCATGCGGTCTTTCAGCATGGTGGATACCGCGATGTCTTCAAGAAAAGGGTTCATCTTAGCGGTTTCTTGAATCAACATACTGGTGTGCGCGTCGTATTTGGTTGGTGCTAACTTACTCACGCCAAACCCGACGAAAGGAAGAATTAGAATCGGCACCAAGATAACGTAACGTTGACGCCAAGCTGCGTTTAATAGAACCAACAGTCGTAGTTTTAGGTTATTCATAATAGCTCCAACATCCAATGTACGAAGTTACCACGGTTCTGCCAGCTGTCTTGTTCGACGACAGAGATAGGTGAATTGCTTAGCTGGCGCGCATGATCAAGCGCCCAAATCATTTGGTTGGCACTGCCAACCGTGGTTACGTGCTCTTGGTATGGAAGCAAAGCAGGGAACGGTGTTGCGATAATTGGTGTACCAGCCGCAAGGTATTCCATTAATTTGAGTGGACTGCAAGCTCGGATCTGCTCGTTATCAACGAAGGGTAATAAGCTCACATCCCAGTGCTGCGAATAGCTTGGCAGAGTGTGGTGTGGGCGAGGGCCTAAGTAATGCACATTACTCAACTTTGGCAGCATTAGCGTATCAAGCTCGTTTGGGCCAATGAATACAAAGTCCCATTCAGGCGCTGCACTGGCGACGCGTTCTATCATGTCGTAATCGAGCCACTTTGAAAGACTGCCGTAGAAACCAGCAACAGGGCGATGGCTGCTTGGTAGATCTGTTGCTCGAGGTGCGGGAGTTGAAAAAAGACTCACATCAACACCATGTGGCAAAAGCTGTGTTTTGTCTTCTGGGAACTTAGTCATCAACTTATCGCTAGCCGCAAAGATCAGGTCTGCTTTTTCTATCAGCTCAGATTCATGCTTGGCTACCGTGTCATGATCGACACCAGCTAACGCACTAAAATCGTCACCACAGTAATAAACCA includes:
- a CDS encoding GumC family protein, which encodes MNNLKLRLLVLLNAAWRQRYVILVPILILPFVGFGVSKLAPTKYDAHTSMLIQETAKMNPFLEDIAVSTMLKDRMSALRTLLHSRHVLYSVAQELELTTPDMSDIEKQEIITDLSQRLSVTQLGKDFLKISLSSDTPVGMEATLRSVSEHFIEQLLAPERSSIQDSSSFLKIHIDERSAELAQAEEALAVYVNENVHSTPEVQSQSLNRLASLKQTLAEKEAELSGVQKSLGSIDQQLSKTNPVIGRLEDQIIDIRSALTLLQAKYTDQHSAVQAKVRELERLENERKVLLELKQPSMNNDQLWDIASSTTLNKLSDTQPLLVTQLHSLQLVRARFESLKEETKSLRTMIFELENKANNFGENAKEMYRLQRDVNIKRQLYDELTERYEMAQLTGSLGVFEENKRVKIIDLPFTPSIKSNMPTFIFILAGLIAGIGLGAGLAILFELFDSSIKRKSEIEDILGVSVITVIPKMS
- a CDS encoding glycosyltransferase, which encodes MRDLIVFGEDFGGLPSSTQHLVRHLALRHKVLWVNSIGLRQPKLSAKDATRAFNKLFGKTKAVTQNMLDSEGHDNITVVNLKTIPAPDSAISRKLAKFMMLHQLKPIIAELKLEAPILWTSLPTAVDLCGHLGESSVVYYCGDDFSALAGVDHDTVAKHESELIEKADLIFAASDKLMTKFPEDKTQLLPHGVDVSLFSTPAPRATDLPSSHRPVAGFYGSLSKWLDYDMIERVASAAPEWDFVFIGPNELDTLMLPKLSNVHYLGPRPHHTLPSYSQHWDVSLLPFVDNEQIRACSPLKLMEYLAAGTPIIATPFPALLPYQEHVTTVGSANQMIWALDHARQLSNSPISVVEQDSWQNRGNFVHWMLELL